The Streptomyces kanamyceticus DNA segment GATCACCTCGTGGCGGATCTCGTCATCGGCACGCAGGAACACCTGGAGCAGGTCACGCCGGGTGACGATACCGACGAGGCGGTCCTCTTCGTCGATGACGGGCAGCCGCTCCACCTTGTGCCGGGCCATGCACCGGGCGCCTTCGGCGATGGTGTTCTCGGCGCGGACACAGACGGGTGGCGTGGACATGAGCTGCCCCGCCGTCCGTGCCGTCGCCTTGGTCCTGTCCCCTCGTGCGGCACGGCTCATCCGGAGCGGCCGGAAGCGGCGCCGCGGCCGGTGCGGGTCAGGAGCCTCGGCCTCGCGCACCAGCAGGTCCGTCTCGGAGATCACCCCGACCACCTTGTCGTCGGCGTCGATCACGGGCAGCCCACTGACGCGATGGTCCGACAGGCGCCTGGCGACCTCCTTGAACGGTGTGCCGTACTGGGCGCTGACGACCTCGCTGGTCATCACGGAACCGATCTTGCTGTGTTTCATCTCTGTCTCCTCCTCAGCGCAGTCGGCGCAGATAAGGGTCATGAGCGGTCCGGGGCAGGAGCCGTACGCGTACGTCCAGTGCCGTGACGCCCCCCGGCCACGCCAGGACGGGATTGAGATCGGCCTCGGCGAGCTGCGGCAGGTCGCGGGCCAGCCGGGACAGCCGGTGCAGCAGCTGCTCCAGGCCTTCGAGGTCGACGGGACCGCTGCCGCCGTGCCCGAAGAGCAGCGGGGCGCAGCGCGGCGCGGTGATCAGGTCATGGACGTCGGCGTCGGTGAGCGGGGCGAGGCGGGCCGCGTGGTCCGCGAGCAGTTCGGTGGCCGTGCCGCCGAGCCCGAACAGGACCAGAGGTCCGAACACCTCGTCCTGGACCACTCCCGCGAACAGTTCGGTGCCGCGCTCGGCGAGCGGCTGCACCACCACTCCGGTGAGCAGACCGGCGAAACGGGTCTCGAAGTCCCGGAAGGCGGCGCGCACTTGGGCGTCCCCCTGCAGATCGAGGTGGATGGCGCGTTGTTCGCTCTTGTGCAGCAGGCCCGGCCAGTGCGCCTTCATCACGATCCTGCCGTCGGGGCCGCGCAGGCGTTCGGCGGCCGCGACCGCCGCCTCCTCGGTCTCCGCCCAGGCCCAGGGCAGTTGCGGGATGCCGTAGCAGCCGAGCAGCTCGGCACAGGCGCGTGGGTCGAGCCAGCCGCCTTCGGGCTGCCCGGCCAGCCAGGTCTCGGCCACCGCCTGGGCGCGGGACGTCTCCACCCCGGCGAGGTCCGGGACGCTGCCCGGCGGCCGGGACAGCCACCGGGCGCGGCGGACGGCGTGCGCCAGAGCGCGTGCGGCGGCCTGCGGGTCCCCGAAGGAGGGCACGGAACCTCCTGCGGTGACCGGCAGGAGCCGCACGGGCAGCGCCTGGTCGAGACGGACCGCGGCGACCGTTCGGGAGCGACGGCCGGGGGCATGGGTAAGGGCCCGGACCAGATCGTCGCCGGTCGCCGCGGCGACCGCGGTGGGGACAAGCACCAGCAGCACGGCGTCGACGCCACTGTGCCCTGCGAGCCGGTCCACACAATTCCTGAGCTGCGCTTCCGTGACGGCGGCTGTGGCGTCCACCGGGTTGGCGGCCGATGCGCCCTCGGGCAACACCGTGACCAGCGCGTCGACGAGGTCGACCGGAAGCGATGGCAGCGCGAGCCCGGCCTCCGCGCACGCGTCCGCCGCGAGTACACCCGCGCCGCCCGCGTTCGTGACGATGACGACACGGTTCCCGGCGGGCGCGGGCTGGGAGTGCAACAAGGCCGCGGCTTCGAGGAGTTCGCCGACCGTGCGGGTGGCGGTGACGCCCGCCTGGGTGAACAGGGCCTGCCGGGTCATGGTCCGGGTGGCGGCCGCGGCGGAGTGCGAGGCCGCGGCCCGCCGACCGGCCGCGGTACGGCCCGCGTCGACGGTGAGCACCGGCATGCGCCGGGTCACGCGACGCGCGGTGCGCGAGAAGGCCCGCGGGTTGCCGAAGGACTCCAGGTGCAACAGGGCCAGGTCCGTGACGCCGTCGCGCTCCCACCACTGCAGCAGGTCGTTGCCGCTGACGTCGTACTTGTCGCCGAGCGAGGCGAAGCTGGAGATGCCGAGGCCGAGGTGGCTCAGGCCGTCGAGCAGGGCGATCCCCACTCCCCCGGACTGCACGGCGACACCTGTCGTACCCGCGTGCGGATGCCGGGCGGCGAAGGTCGCGTCCAGGGACAGCGCCTCGTCCGTGTTGGCGATGCCGAGGCAGTTGGGTCCCACCAGGCGCATTCCGTACGTCCGGCAGGTGGCCAGGAGCGCGCGGGCCTGAGCCCCGTCCAGGCCCGCCGTGACGGACACCAGGGCGCGTACGCCCGCTTTTCCGCACTCCTCGGCCGTGGCGGCCAGGGCCGGTGCGGGCACCGCGAGGACCGCGAGGTCGGGGACCTGGGGCAGCGCGGCCACCGAGGGGTAGGAGGGCACGCTCATCAGCGACGACACGTGCGGGTTGACGGCGAAGAGCTGCCGGGTGAAGCCGCCCGTGCGCAGATTGCGCAGGACGGCGCGGCCGACCGATCCTGCCTTGCGGCCCGCTCCGACCACGGCGATCACGTCCGGCCGCAGCAGCGGCCGAAGGCTGGCCACATCGGCTGTGCCGCCCCGTTCCTCGACCGCCGTCAGGTACGTCTCGTCCTCTTCCAGCTGGATCGTGCAGCGCAGTTCGGGGCCCGTGAAGCGGCGGGCGGTGCGCAGTCCGAGGTCGGCGAAGACCTTCAGCATCTCGTGGTTCTCGGCGAGCGCGTCGGCCGTGAAGGCGGTGATGCCGTCCGCCCGGGCCGCTGAGACCAGGTGTTCCAGGAGCAGGGTGCCGATCCCCCGGTGGTGGAGGCCCTCGGCGACGGCGAGGGAGATCTCCGCCGTGCCGGGCTCGTCCGTCCTCTCGTACTCGGCGAGTCCGATGACCTGGCCCGTGGTCTCGGCGAGCAGCGCGCGGTATCCGGGACGGGGGGCGGCGCAGGCCCGGTCCGCCGCCTGCGCGGCCGACCGGCGGCTCGCGGCGAAGAACCTCAGGCGCAGGTTCTCGGCCGACATCCCCTCGTAGAGCCTCAGCAGGGCGGCACGATCGTCGGTCCTGACGGTCCGTACGCAGGTGGTCGTCCCGTCGGCGAGCAGGGCGTGGACCGGTGCTCGGCTTCGCTCGTCGTGCGTCATCTCGGGCCTCCTGGGGCAGATCCGACCCTTCGAGAATCGCGCGGGCGAAGAGCGGCCCGCAGGGGCTGGCCGGGCAGGGACGGGGGCCGACCGGCCCTATGTGGCCGGTCCTGGCAGCGGCTCGCCGAGTTCGGCCTCCACGGCACCCGCCATCGCCCGCAGGACGTTCAGGGTCCGTTCGGCCTCGGTTTCGTCGACCTCGGTGATGGCGAACCCGACGTGCACGATGACGTAGGTGCCGATCGCCGCCGTCGGCGTGTAGGCGAGGCAGACATCGCGGCGTACGCCTCCGAAGTCGACGGTGGCCATGCGGAGTCCGGCGTCGTCCCTGACCTCTAGGACACGGCCGGGGATGCCCAAGCACATCGCGCTCACTCCTTCGCGAGCCGGGCCGCGGCCACCGCCGCCTGCCCGTAGCTGATGCCGCCGTCACCCACCGGGACGGCTCCGGCCACCAGCACCCGCAGCCCCTGCGCGCGCAGTCGGCGCCTGACCTCGGTGAGCAGACGACGGTTGAGGAAACAGCCTCCGGCGAGGCAGACGGTGCGCGGGGCGCCGTCGGCCACCGCGTGCGCGACCAGTTCGGCGGTCACGAGGGCGAGGGTCAGATGGAAGGCCGCGGCGAGCGCGGGAACGCCCTCCCCGCTGTGCTGCCTGTCCAGCAGGTCGATCAAGGTGGGGCCCGGGTCGTACACCCACAGGCCGTCCACCCGCACGAGGCGGTGGTCCAGGGGCAGCGCGCGCACACTGCCCGCGGCCGCCTCAAGGGCCCCGGCGGCCTCGCCCTCGTAGCTGACGGAGTCGGCGAGGCCCAGCAGGCTCGCCACGGCGTCGAAGAGCCGTCCGGCGCTGGAAGCCCGCGGGGAGTTGATGCCCCGGGCCACCATGGACCGCACGACGGCGGCTTCGGTCGGATCGAGCCGCTCGTTGAAGCGCCTGGTCAGCCAGGGGTAGGGGCGTGGGCCGCCGAGCAGTTCCGTTCCGTGCAGGTAGCCGAGGGCCATGCGGTACGGGTGTTGGACCGCGGCCTCACCACCGGGCAGCGGCGCGGTCGCGAAGCGGCCCGCCCGCCGGTATCCCGTCAGGTCCGCGACGAGGATCTCCCCGCCCCACAGCGTCCCGTCGTCACCGAGTCCCAGGCCGTCGTAGGCGACCCCGACGAACGGCGTACGCAGGTCGTGCTCGGCCGCGCACGCGGCCACGTGGGCGTGGTGGTGCTGGACCGGTATGCGGCGCAGTGACCGGGTACGCGCCCACTGGGTGGAGAGGTACCCGGGATGCAGATCGTGCGCGACGGCTTGCGGGGTGATGCCCGTGAGCCGGACGAGGTCCTCGTACCCCTGTGTGAAGGCGTCGAGCGTGGTCGCGTCGGCCAAGTCCCCGCCGTGCGAGGAGAGATGGGCTCCGTGGCCGTCCGCCAGGGCGAACGTGTGCTTGAGCTGGGCGCCGACCGCCACCAAGGGGCTGGTGGCGGGCACCGGCAGGGGCAGTGGCGCCGGTGCCAGGCCCCGCGCCCTGCGGACCGTGAGCACGGAGCGGCCGACGGCCTGGACGACCGAGTCGTCGTAGCGGGCGCGGATCGGCCGGTCGTGGGTGAGGAACCCGTCGGCGACTTCCGCCAGCGCGTGCCGGGCCTCTGCGTCGTCGGTGGCGATCGGCTCGTCGGCGATGTTGCCGCTGGTGACGACGAGCGGGCGGGCGAGTTCGCGGAGCAGGAGGTGGTGCAGCCCCGTGGTCGGCAGGAACAGACCGACGTCACGGGTTCGCGGACGCACCGCGGGGGCCAGGCCGGGGCCCTGTGCGGCGAGCAGCACCACGGGCCGCGCCGCCGACTCCAGTACGGTCCGCTCGGCACCCGACAACCGGGCCAACTCCCGTACGGCGCACAGGTCCTGCACCATGACGGCGAACGGCTTGGCCGGTCGGCGCTTGCGCTCCCGCAGGGCCAGAACCGCCACCTGGTCGGTGGCGTCACACACCAGCTGATAGCCGCCGAGGCCCTTCAACGCGACGATGCCGCGGCCCTCCACGGTCTTGACCGCGGCACGCAGCGCGGCCTCCCCGCTCAGCGCGTCCCAGGAGAGCCTCGGCCCACAGGAGGCGCAGGCGAGGGGTTCGGCGTGGAAGCGCCGGTCGGTCGGGTCGTCGTACTCCGCCGCGCAGGCCGCACAGAGCGGGAAGCGCCGCATCGTGGTGCGGATCCGGTCGTAGGGAAGGTCTTCGATGACGGTGGCGCGCGGCCCGCAGTCGGCGCAGTTGATGAAGGGGTAGCGGAACCGGCGGGCGGCCGGGTCCAGGAGTTCGTTCAGGCAGGCGGCGCAGATGGCGGCGTCGGGCGGAACCTCCCGCGCGCCGACGGGCAGGGCGCGGGCGATATCGCTGTGCCGGATGGTGAAGCCGGACGTGGCGAGCGGGAGTCGGCCCCGTACGGCGGTCACGCGCACCTGCCGCACTTGGGCGAGAGCGGGTGCGCCGGTGCGCAGCCGCCCGATGAACTCCCACACCGCGTCAGGGGGTCCGGCGACCGTCCCTTCCACGTGGCCCGCGGTGTTGGCGGCCCAGCCCGCCAGGCCGAGGCCGGTCGCCAGCCGATGCACGAAAGGACGGAAGCCCACCCCCTGCACGGTGCCGAACACTTCGAAGCGGAGTGCGCTGCGCTCCGGCATGGATCACTCCTCTCCGGCCCGCGCGACGGCGGAGCGGTGCCGCACGATCTCTTCCTCGACGCTTTCGGCGAGCGGTTCCACCACGGCCTCGACGCTCGGTGACAGGCCGGTGCCCCAGGCACTGTCGGCGCCCTCCACCGCGTACACGACCAGACACCGTGGCAACCGGCCGAGGACGCGGGCGAGTTCGACGGCCTCGCCGAGCCCGAGACCGTGCGAGCTGGTCGTCCGTGGCCGGTCCAGGGCGTCGGCGTCCAGGGCCAGCCGGTGCACGCGTCCGGGACGGACGGGGTGCGCGTGCGCCGCGTCCACCACCACCGCGAGATCCGCCCCCTCCCATGATCCGATCAGGCGGGCCGGGTCTCCGTCGCAGGTGGCGAGGACCGTGCCGGTCGGCAAGGGCCGGTCCGCGGCGCGCTCGCGGAGCCGGGCGAGCACCGCCAGGGCCACGCCGTCGTCACGACGGAACTCGTTGCCGACGCCGATCACCGCGATGCGTGTCCGGGTGGGCATCGCGCCTCCTTCCGCCAGGCCATGCCGCCACTGTGCGAAGGCCGTCCTGGCCTCGCCAGGGGCCGAACGTCCCCTACTGGGGCCGGATCGCCCCTCCCCGACCGGCCCCCTCGGTGGAACCGTCCGAAGCACGGCCCCTGCCGGGGCGTGCCCGAAGGCGGTGACACCGTGGACAAGCCCCTGATCGTCGGCGTCGACGGCTCGGATCCGAGCCTGCGCGCGCTGGACTGGGCGGTGGACGAGGCCGCGGCACACGGTGTGCCGCTGCGTGTCGTCCACGCCTCCAGGTGGGAGTGGTACGAGGGACACGAACCGTCCTTCGGCATCAACCGGCCGTCCGTGGAAGTCCTTTCGGACCACATCGCGGCCTCGGCGGTCGAGCGCGCGCTGCGCCGCACCACCGCCGTGAAGGTGACGAGCGAGATCCTCCCCGAGGATCCGGCCCTCGCGCTCGTGCGGCTCAGCCCGGAGGCCGGGGCGATCGTGGTCGGCAGCCGGGGGCGCGGCGAGCTCGCCGAGCTGCTGCTCGGCTCCGTCAGCCTGTCCGTCGCCGCGCACGCCGCGTCGCCGGTGATCGTCGTACGCGGTCGCGAGGAGAACGTGACGGGTGGCTTCCACACCGTCGTCCTGGGCATCGACGAGCCCGAAGAGGCCGCGCCCTCAACGGAGTTCGCCTTCCACGAAGCGCAGACGCTGAACGCTGCCGTCACGGCCGTCCACGCCTGGCGCTGCCCCGCCCGGGAGGTCCCCGACTTCCCCACGACGGTCCACGAGGACCATCAGCGCCGCGCCGCGGCTCAGGTGGACGAAGCCGTACGGGACGCGACGGCCGCCCGCCCCGAGATCACGGTCCACCGCGAGATCGCCGAGGGCCATGCGCGCGCCGTACTCCTGGACGCCTCCCGCACCGCCGACCTCCTGGTGGTCGGAGCCCGCCGCAGGAAGGGGCACGTGGGCATGCAGCTCGGCCCCGTCAACCACGCGGTGCTGCACCACGCGGCGTGCCCGGTGGCCGTCGTCCCGCACACCTGACAGCGCCCCGCCCTCAGCGGCGTACTCCCGATGAGGCGTACCCCCGATGAGGCGTACCCCCGAACCCCAAGACGCAGGAGGCACCGTGGCACACGCCCGACCGGCAGCCCTGGACGCCCATTGGCGAGCCGCCAACTACCTGGCCGTCGGCCAGATCTACCTGATGAGCAACCCGCTGCTCACCGAGCCGCTGCGCCCCGAGCACATCAAGCCGCGGCTGCTCGGGCACTGGGGCACCTCACCCGGGCTCAACCTCGTCCACACCCACCTCAACCGCGTCATCATCGAGCGCGGCCTGGACGCACTGTGCGTGTGGGGCCCCGGCCACGGCGGCCCCGCGGTCCTCGCCAACTCCTGGCTGGAGGGCAGCTATACGCAGACGTATCCGGACGTCACCCGGGACGCGCAGGGCATGGCGAAGCTGTTCCGCCAGTTCTCCTTCCCCGGCGGCGTGCCCAGCCACGTGGCGCCCGAGACCCCCGGTTCGATCCACGAGGGCGGCGAACTCGGCTACTCCCTGGCGCACGCCTACGGGGCCGCCTTCGACAACCCGGACCTCCTGGTCGCCTGCGTGATCGGCGACGGCGAGGCGGAGACCGGGCCGCTCGCCGCCTCCTGGCACTCCACCAAGTTCCTCGACCCCGTGCACGACGGCGCGGTCCTGCCGATCCTCCACCTCAACGGCTACAAGATCGCCAACCCGACCGTCCTGGCCCGCATCCCCGAAGCCGAACTCGACGCGCTCCTGAAGGGATACGGCCACGAGCCGCTGCACGTCACGGGCGACGACCCGCGCAAGATCCACCACACGATGGCCAAGGCCATGGACCAGGCGCTCGACCGCATCGCCGCCATTCAGCAGACCGCCAGGACCGGCGGAGCACGCGGACGTGCGCGCTGGCCGGTGATCGTGCTGCGTACGCCCAAGGGCTGGACGGGACCCGCGACGGTGGACGGCATGCCGGTCGAGGGCACCTGGCGCTCGCACCAGGTGCCCCTTGCCGGAGTGCGCGAGAACCCCGAACACCTGGCCCAGTTGGAAGGCTGGCTGCGCTCCTACCGTCCCCAGGAGCTCTTCGACGCACACGGCCGTCCTTCCCCCGAGGTCCTCGATTGCGTCCCCGAAGGCCACCGACGCCTGGGAGCGAACCCGCACACGAACGGCGGTCTGCTCACCCGTCAGTTGCCCGCGGTGCCGCTGGAACGCTTCGCCGTGCCCGTCGACAAGCCGGGCACGACCCTGCACGAGCCGACCCGGGTGCTCGGCGCCCTGCTCGCCCGGATCATGGCCGACACCGCCGGGCGGCGCGACTTCCGGGTGGTGGGTCCCGACGAGACCGCCTCCAACCGCCTCGGCGCGCTCTTCGAGGTCACCGGCAAGGCCTGGCAGGCGGGCATCGTCGGCACCGACGAGCACCTCGCCGGGGACGGACGCGTCATGGAGGTGCTGTCCGAACACCTCTGCCAGGGCTGGCTGGAGGGCTACACCCTCACCGGCAGGCACGGCCTGTTCTCCTCCTACGAGGCGTTCGTGCACATCGTCGACTCGATGGTCAACCAGCACATCAAGTGGCTCAAGACCGCGCGCTCACTGCCCTGGCGCGCGCCCGTGCCCTCCCTCAACTACCTGCTGACCTCACACGTCTGGCGCCAGGACAACAACGGCTTCTCGCACCAGGACCCCGGCTTCGTCGACCACGTCCTCAACAAGAGCCCCGACGTCGTACGCGTCTACCTGCCGCCGGACGCCAACACCCTGCTCTCGGTGGCCGAACACGTCCTGCACAGCCGCGACTACGTCAACGTCGTCGTCGCGGGCAAGCAGCCCTGCTTCGACTGGCTCTCCCTGGACGAGGCCCGCGTGCACTGCGCGCGCGGCGCGGGCGTCTGGGAGTGGGCGGGCACGGACGACGGCACACACGACCCGGACGTGGTCCTGGCCTGCGCGGGAGACGTGCCCACGCAGGAAGTCCTCGCGGCGGCGGGACTGCTGCGCCATCACCTGCCCGAACTCGCCGTCCGCGTCGTGAACGTGGTGGACATGACCCGGCTGCTCCCCCACCAGGAACACCCGCACGGCATGGCCGACTTCGAGTACGACGCGCTCTTCACGCCCGACCGCCCGGTGATCTTCGCCTACCACGGCTACCCGTGGCTGGTGCACCGTCTCGCCTACCGCCGCACCGGCCATCCCCATCTCCACGTACGCGGCTACAAGGAAGCGGGCACCACGACCACGCCGTTCGACATGGTGGTCCGCAACGACCTGGACCGCTACCGGCTCGTCATGGACGTCGTCGACCGCGTCCCCGGCCTCGCCGTCCGTGCCGCACAGGTCCGCCAGACCATGGCCGACGCCCGCGCCCGCCACCACTCCTGGATCCGCGCCCACGGCACCGACCTCCCCGAGATCGCCGACTGGACCTGGACCGGCTGAACCTCCGACCGCACCGTGGAGGTGCGCCCCATGACCCCACAGCAGACCATCACCGCGGGCATCGACGGCTCGCTCGAGAGCCTGGAAGCCGCCGACTGGGCGGCCCGCGAAGCCCTGCGCCGCGACCTTCCCCTCCACCTCGTCCACGCCTACGACCAGCCCTCGGACCGGAGCCGCCTGCCCGAGATCGAGGTGCCTTTCCACCGCGAGAGTGGCGCACTCGACCGCGCCGTGCTGCGGCTCGCCGCCGCGCATCCCGCACTCGGGATCCTGGACGAGCAGGTCACCGGGCCACCGGTGGAGTCACTGCTCGCGACAGCCGGATCCGCCGCCCTGCTGGTGCTCGGTTCACGCGGCTTCGGTGCGCTCACCGGCGCCCTGGTCGGCTCCGTCGCGCTGTCCGTCGCGGCCCGGGCCGTCTGCCCTGTCGTCCTGGTACGGGCGGGAGAACATCCTGATGACGGGCGCGAGGACCAGGCAGCGGGCACGCACCGTCCGGTCGTACTCGGCCTCGACCTGGACCACCCGTGCGACGAGCTGCTGGAGTTCGCCTTCACCACCGCGGCCGTCCGACACGCACCGCTCCAGGTGGTGCACGCCTATACGGTTCCCCTGCTCCCCGCCACCGACGCCACCAACCCCGAGGTCGCGAAGTCACACCTTCTCGGGGCGGCGCTCACTCCCTGGCGGCACAAGTTCCCGGCGACGCAGGTCACCGAGCGGCTCGTGCGGGGCCTTGCCGGGCACCATCTCGTCAAGGAAACCGCTGGTGCGGGCCTGCTCGTCATCGGCCGCCGAATCCCTGCCGGGGAACACCTCGGACCGACGGCGCACTCGGTGATCCACCACGCCAAGGACCCGGTCGCGATCGTTCCGCACAACTGACGGATCCCTTCCGCACCAAACCAAGGGGATCGTACGGGCACACGAAGCGCCCGCGCGGCCGAGCGGGGGGCGGTCGCGCGGGCGAGTGCGGCACGAGCGCGTCGCACATCGCGCTCAGGTGTGCCGCACCGGGATGGTCCTGGTGGCCGAACTGCCTTCCGGCACCGGGACCGTGATGGTCAGAACGCCGTCCGTGTAATCCGCGGTCGCCTCTTCGCCGCGTGCGTCGACGGGCAGCCGGACGACTCGGGCGAAGCTGCCGTAGCGGAACTCCGAGTGGCTCTTGTCCACGGTTTCGGCACTGCGCTCGGCGCACAGCGTCAGGACGCCGCCCGTCACCGTGATGTCGATGTCCTTGGCGGGGTCGATGCCGGGGAGTTCGGCACGGAGGGAGTACGTCCCCTCCGTGCGGGACTCCTCGATGCGGATCCCGTGCGCACCGGGGGCCGTATACAGCCCTGGAATCCCGGCCTCCATCCAGCCGAACAGATCCGGCAGCGTCCGGGGCCAGTGCGGAAGCCTGTCGGCCATGCCACTCATCTCGCCCTCCCTCACAGCGGGTTCCGGTCTTCTCACCTCCAGCTTCGCGCCGCCGCTCGGCACCGGCCAGGGCCGAGCGGGCCCCTGTCGAGCCCGGTCGGCCCTGGTCGTCGCCGAAGCCTGCGACTGCGACCTCGGCCGCATGCGATGCCGGAGCAATTGACGTATGGAGCGGGACGGGCCGCGCTCCGCCACACACGACGTGCCGCGTGGCACGCTGGCCCCCGTGGGTCCGCGATCGTCGAGGAGGTTTGCCACGTGGCGCAGCAGATGCCGGCGGATACTGCCGGTGACCCGGACGTCCGCGCCGAGGAGAACCGGCTGCGCAAGGACCTCGGGTTCTGGGGGCTCACCGCGATCGGCTTCTCCAACATCCTCGGCTCGGGCTGGCTGTTCGCCGCCATGTACGCCGCCCAGACCGCGGGTCCCGCCGCGCTGCTCTCCTGGGTCGCGGCCGGGCTGCTCTGCGCACTGGTCGCCCTGGTCATGGTCGAACTCGGCGCCACCAGGCCGGAAGGCGGCGGCACGGTCCGCTGGCCGCTGTACGCGAACGGCCGTCTTGTCGGCACGGTCGTCGGCTGGTCCGTCATGCTCTCCGTGGGCGGCACCGCGGCCGAGATCAGCGCGATCATGCAGTACGCCGCCCACTACGTGCCCGGGCTCTACCGCGGCGGCAGCCTCACGGCGTCGGGCCTCGGCGTCGCCGCCGCGCTGAGCGTTCTGCTCACCGCGCTGAACTGGTTCGCGGTGAAGATGTTCGCCCGGGTGAACAATCTGGTGTCGGTGTTCAAGGTCGTCGTGCCCGTGCTCACGGTGGTCGCCCTGTTCCTCTCCGGCACCCACTCGGGCCGCCTCACGGACCACGGCGGATTCGCCCCGTACGGATACGCGGCCTGCCTCACCGCACTCGCCGGCGGCGGCATCGTGTACTCCGTGAACGGGTTCCAGGCCCCTCTGGACTTCTCCGGAGAAGCCCGCAATCCGCGCCGCAACGTACCCGCCGCCGTCCTCACCGGCATCGGCCTCGCGGTCCTCGTCTACCTCGGGCTCCAACTCGCCTTCCTCTACACGGTGCCCGACTCACTCCTCGCGCACGGCTGGCAGGGGGTCAACTTCGAGTCGCCGTTCGGTCAGCTCGCCCTCGTCCTCAACCTGCACTGGCTCGCCACACTTCTCTACGCCGACGCGGTGGTCTCCCCGGGCGGATCCGCCTACGTGGGCGTCGCGATCGACGCCCGCCACACCTACGCCCTCTCGAAGAACGGCCTGCTGCCCCGCTTCTTCATGCGCATCGATCCCCGCTCCGGCATCGCGCGCCGCGCCCTGGTCCTCAACCTCGCGGTCATCGTCCTCTTCATGCTGCCGTTCGGCGGCTGGCAGGACATCGTGAGCGTGATGGGCGACATGTACCTGATCATCTACGCCGCATCGGCGGTGGCCGTGGCGTCCTTCCGGGCACATGACCGGGCGCGTGGCGTGCCCCTGGCGGACGGCCACATGCCGGGGGTGCGCTGGATCGCACCGGTCAGTTTCGCCGTGGCGACCGAGTTCATCTACTGGTCGGGCTGGGACGACCTGCGGCTCGCCCTTCCTCTCGTCCTCGCCGGTGTCCCGCTGTTCCTGCTGCAACGACGCAGGACAGCGGGCAGTGCCCCGGCCGAGGAACTGCGCCAGGGCGCCTGGCTCGTGTTCCACCTGACGGCGCTCGCCCTGTTGTCGTGGCTCGGCACTTTCGGCGGCTCCGGACATCTGCCGGCGCCGTACGACTCGGTCGTGGTGGGCGCCGTCGCCTTCGCCGTCTTCGGGTGGGCGGTGCGTTCGGGCGCCGCCCACCTCCGCACGAACCCCGCTCACTGAGCGTTCGTGAACGGGGGATCAGGACGGCCAAAAGGAGAAACGCCACACCCTTTTGCGTCAGCCACAGTGGTGCTCCCGCCGTGGTCAGGCTTTCCCTGAAGGCTCGCATGACCGATCTGGCATTTCGCTCCGCAGGCCAACTCGCTGCCGCGGTCGCGGCGAAGGAGGTGTCGAGCGTCGAGCTTCTCGACCACT contains these protein-coding regions:
- a CDS encoding universal stress protein — encoded protein: MDKPLIVGVDGSDPSLRALDWAVDEAAAHGVPLRVVHASRWEWYEGHEPSFGINRPSVEVLSDHIAASAVERALRRTTAVKVTSEILPEDPALALVRLSPEAGAIVVGSRGRGELAELLLGSVSLSVAAHAASPVIVVRGREENVTGGFHTVVLGIDEPEEAAPSTEFAFHEAQTLNAAVTAVHAWRCPAREVPDFPTTVHEDHQRRAAAQVDEAVRDATAARPEITVHREIAEGHARAVLLDASRTADLLVVGARRRKGHVGMQLGPVNHAVLHHAACPVAVVPHT
- a CDS encoding phosphoketolase family protein — translated: MRRTPEPQDAGGTVAHARPAALDAHWRAANYLAVGQIYLMSNPLLTEPLRPEHIKPRLLGHWGTSPGLNLVHTHLNRVIIERGLDALCVWGPGHGGPAVLANSWLEGSYTQTYPDVTRDAQGMAKLFRQFSFPGGVPSHVAPETPGSIHEGGELGYSLAHAYGAAFDNPDLLVACVIGDGEAETGPLAASWHSTKFLDPVHDGAVLPILHLNGYKIANPTVLARIPEAELDALLKGYGHEPLHVTGDDPRKIHHTMAKAMDQALDRIAAIQQTARTGGARGRARWPVIVLRTPKGWTGPATVDGMPVEGTWRSHQVPLAGVRENPEHLAQLEGWLRSYRPQELFDAHGRPSPEVLDCVPEGHRRLGANPHTNGGLLTRQLPAVPLERFAVPVDKPGTTLHEPTRVLGALLARIMADTAGRRDFRVVGPDETASNRLGALFEVTGKAWQAGIVGTDEHLAGDGRVMEVLSEHLCQGWLEGYTLTGRHGLFSSYEAFVHIVDSMVNQHIKWLKTARSLPWRAPVPSLNYLLTSHVWRQDNNGFSHQDPGFVDHVLNKSPDVVRVYLPPDANTLLSVAEHVLHSRDYVNVVVAGKQPCFDWLSLDEARVHCARGAGVWEWAGTDDGTHDPDVVLACAGDVPTQEVLAAAGLLRHHLPELAVRVVNVVDMTRLLPHQEHPHGMADFEYDALFTPDRPVIFAYHGYPWLVHRLAYRRTGHPHLHVRGYKEAGTTTTPFDMVVRNDLDRYRLVMDVVDRVPGLAVRAAQVRQTMADARARHHSWIRAHGTDLPEIADWTWTG
- a CDS encoding universal stress protein, whose amino-acid sequence is MTPQQTITAGIDGSLESLEAADWAAREALRRDLPLHLVHAYDQPSDRSRLPEIEVPFHRESGALDRAVLRLAAAHPALGILDEQVTGPPVESLLATAGSAALLVLGSRGFGALTGALVGSVALSVAARAVCPVVLVRAGEHPDDGREDQAAGTHRPVVLGLDLDHPCDELLEFAFTTAAVRHAPLQVVHAYTVPLLPATDATNPEVAKSHLLGAALTPWRHKFPATQVTERLVRGLAGHHLVKETAGAGLLVIGRRIPAGEHLGPTAHSVIHHAKDPVAIVPHN
- a CDS encoding Hsp20/alpha crystallin family protein produces the protein MSGMADRLPHWPRTLPDLFGWMEAGIPGLYTAPGAHGIRIEESRTEGTYSLRAELPGIDPAKDIDITVTGGVLTLCAERSAETVDKSHSEFRYGSFARVVRLPVDARGEEATADYTDGVLTITVPVPEGSSATRTIPVRHT
- a CDS encoding APC family permease; this translates as MPADTAGDPDVRAEENRLRKDLGFWGLTAIGFSNILGSGWLFAAMYAAQTAGPAALLSWVAAGLLCALVALVMVELGATRPEGGGTVRWPLYANGRLVGTVVGWSVMLSVGGTAAEISAIMQYAAHYVPGLYRGGSLTASGLGVAAALSVLLTALNWFAVKMFARVNNLVSVFKVVVPVLTVVALFLSGTHSGRLTDHGGFAPYGYAACLTALAGGGIVYSVNGFQAPLDFSGEARNPRRNVPAAVLTGIGLAVLVYLGLQLAFLYTVPDSLLAHGWQGVNFESPFGQLALVLNLHWLATLLYADAVVSPGGSAYVGVAIDARHTYALSKNGLLPRFFMRIDPRSGIARRALVLNLAVIVLFMLPFGGWQDIVSVMGDMYLIIYAASAVAVASFRAHDRARGVPLADGHMPGVRWIAPVSFAVATEFIYWSGWDDLRLALPLVLAGVPLFLLQRRRTAGSAPAEELRQGAWLVFHLTALALLSWLGTFGGSGHLPAPYDSVVVGAVAFAVFGWAVRSGAAHLRTNPAH